TCCGCTCTACAGAGAAGTTTGAGTCCCACTGCGGCTGGCCTTCCTTTTTCTCCCCACTCGCAGGGGACAAAATCATTGAGCGCGAAGACAATTCGCTAGGCATGCGCCGCGTAGAGGTTCTGTGTGCCAACTGCGAATCTCACCTGGGGCACGTCTTTGAGGGCGAGGGCTACGATACCCCCACCGACTTGCGCTATTGCATCAACTCCATCTGCCTGGACTTGGAGGAAAAGCCGGTAGAAAATGGCACCGCCTAAGGAGGCATGCACAAGAAAGCGCGCCCCGTCAGCAGCCTAACGTGCAGGCTAGTGACGGGGCGCGGCCAAGTGGGGACGTCGCCAAGCAGGGCTACTGCTGGGCGGCGTTACTTTTAGGGCAGAACTGCGATGAGCTCTGCTACGTCCTTGACGCGGCGGCCGGTGTGGAAGGGAATCTCCTCGCGCACGTGGTGGCGGGCCTCGGTGTAGCGCATCAGGTACATCAGGTCGACGATGCGGTGGAGCTCATCCGCCTCGAAGGCCAAAATCCACTCATAGTCACCCAGGGCAAAGGCTGGGACGGTATTTGCACGCACATCGGGGTAGTCGCGCGCCTGCATACCGTGCTCCATGAGGATGCGGCGGCGCTTTTCATCCTCCATGGTGTACCAGTCATAAGAGCGCACAAAGGGGTAAACCGAGATCCACTCCTTGGGCTCCTCACCCATGATGAAGGAGGGCAGGTGGGACTTATTGAACTCTGCTGGACGGTGCAAGGCATTGCCCACCCAGGTCACTTCGCTTACCTGGCCCAGGGTGGTCTCGCGGCGGAAGTCCCCGAAGACCTTTTGTAGGTCAGAGAATTCCTCGGCGTGCCACCAGATCATGAAGTCGGCGGAATCGCGCATAGCCGTGAGGTCGTAAATGCCGCGCACGGTTACCTTTCCGGCTTTTTCCACGCCGGCAAAGAACTCCTGCGCTTGGGCGATGATCTCCGCTCGCTCGGTGCCGAGCGAGCCCGGAATCACCTTAAAAACTGCGTGCTGGGAATATTGCTGAACCGCGTTGAGTTCCTTGTAGTCAAGCTTCGCCATTGCGTTCTCCTTTGCAGAAGCCTTTGGGTTAACGAACATATCCATCATAAGTTGGATATGAAACCTTGTCACTTCTCGGCCATAAGGAGGACGACACGCCTCCGCATCGGCGCGCCTCCCCCAGCTAGAGGACGCGAAACTATAGCTTGAACGTCGTGAGCAATTCCGAATCGACCACCCCACGCAGCACCGAGGCCTCCGCCCCCACCCCTTTGCACGGGCAGGCGGAAAGCCACGAGCCAGCTACCCCCGCCGCTTTCACCCAAGCAGTGGAGTCCATGCACGCGGCCGACCTGCGCCCTGAGATCACCCTGGGCTCCATTCGCCCACCGCAACGCCTTGCGCCGTTTAGCCACGCAATCGGCCTCGAGGTGGGAAACGAAGATGACCCGGACATCGTGCCCACCGATGCAGAGGGCGACGCCTTTGGTCGCCTCATCCTGCTCCACGATCCGGGCGCTGAGGAAGCTTGGGAGGGCGCCATGCGCCTTGTGGCCTATATCCAGGCGGATATGGACGATGCCGTAGCAGGCGACCCGCTCTTGCCTGATGTGGCGTGGC
This genomic stretch from Corynebacterium tuberculostearicum harbors:
- a CDS encoding DUF3000 domain-containing protein, encoding MNVVSNSESTTPRSTEASAPTPLHGQAESHEPATPAAFTQAVESMHAADLRPEITLGSIRPPQRLAPFSHAIGLEVGNEDDPDIVPTDAEGDAFGRLILLHDPGAEEAWEGAMRLVAYIQADMDDAVAGDPLLPDVAWQWLNEGLEKEGADHTNLGGTVTSTASVRFGEIGGPPRAYQIEMRASWTAAGLDLAPHVQAFAQVLANVAGLPPEGVTELGR
- the hemQ gene encoding hydrogen peroxide-dependent heme synthase yields the protein MAKLDYKELNAVQQYSQHAVFKVIPGSLGTERAEIIAQAQEFFAGVEKAGKVTVRGIYDLTAMRDSADFMIWWHAEEFSDLQKVFGDFRRETTLGQVSEVTWVGNALHRPAEFNKSHLPSFIMGEEPKEWISVYPFVRSYDWYTMEDEKRRRILMEHGMQARDYPDVRANTVPAFALGDYEWILAFEADELHRIVDLMYLMRYTEARHHVREEIPFHTGRRVKDVAELIAVLP
- the msrB gene encoding peptide-methionine (R)-S-oxide reductase MsrB, which codes for MTDFKLIADTEWRQRLSPEEYYVLREAGTEPPHVGEYTNTTTEGVYSCRACGTELFRSTEKFESHCGWPSFFSPLAGDKIIEREDNSLGMRRVEVLCANCESHLGHVFEGEGYDTPTDLRYCINSICLDLEEKPVENGTA